The genome window tcgGGATTAgccaggagggagagcagcttcaggagctggaggaggctgatatcaccaagtccacttttACTCCtcaccctgtgaagagtgaagatgataaagagaaacctcagtcctcacagcctcatcaaagacaaactgaacacatggaaacagaagctgatggagatgactgtcggggaccagaaccagccaggaactcagatccagagagcagtttacaatcaaagactgaggaccacactgtagactcttctgaagacactgatgactcttctgaacctgacactgaagacagtgctgattggaaggagaccagagaacctgcctcaggctcaaactcactgaaaatAGACAATAATCTGTCAGTGATCCATGAtgtagtgctgaaaagaaaccattcagctgctcagtctgtgagaAAGCTTTTAGACATGGAAGAGATATAAAtcgacacatgagaatccacacaggagagaaaccattcaaatgctcagtttgtgagaaagctttttcacagagtggacatttaaagacacacatgataTTCCACAcagcagagaaaccattcaaatgctcAGTTTGTGAGAACGCTTTTTCACGGAGTGGACATTTAGAGAAACACATgacagtccacacaggagagaaaccattcagctgctcagtctgtaagaaagcttttacgGATGGAAGAGATCGAAATCGACACATGACAGTCCACACAGGACAGAAAGCATTCaaatgctcagtctgtaagaaggCTTTTTCACTCcgtggaagtttaaaggaacacatgacagtccacacaggagagaaaccacacatctGCTCAGTTtgcaagaaagctttttcacacagtggaagtttaaaggaacacatgacagtccacacaggagagaaaccacacagctgctcagtctgtaagaaagctttttcacacagAGGATATTTAAAGATACAcgtgagaatccacacaggagagaaaccattcaaatgctcagtctgtaagaaagcttttatacggagtggacatttaaagacacacatgaaagtccacacaggagagaaagcacacagctgctcagtctgtaagaaagctttttcactgagtggaaatttaaagaaacacatgagagtccacacaggagagaaaccacacagctgctcagtctgtaagaaagctttttcactgaGTGTaagtttaaagacacacatgagagtccacacaggagaggaaatatacagctgcaatgtttgtgacTAAAGATTTAAATGGCGTGGTCATTTCCAAAGGGacaagtgtgttggtcgtcagtcctcacagcttaATGAAATTAAAACTGAGGATAACGGAGAGACAGAGCCTCaatcagcagctcagctgaacacatggaaacagaagctgatggagaggacaaTGAATAAGTCTTATGACAGTTCACACGTGAGATAAATCTGTCTGACTGGATttgtgttgtcacgataccaacattttggtttcgataccaataCTAAGTGAAGAAtttgcgattccgattatttttcgatattttcttttattattttcatgatcAATAAAATTGTATTTGATCTGTGCTG of Pseudochaenichthys georgianus chromosome 10, fPseGeo1.2, whole genome shotgun sequence contains these proteins:
- the LOC117453942 gene encoding zinc finger protein 726-like, whose amino-acid sequence is MCRYFRGVLGDVRKLALLSGRPRLGHFGHAENVQQLVVVKEEPLPDQQEWSSSLDQENPEPPPHIKQEQEELRITQEGEPLQELEEADITKSSFTPDPQKPPIVIKKFFENEFSEIYLWHMHSLMSAFHTHTQDMEKEKNSIMEVKKIMNSIHTILLERKSNNFMSLKVKGLLAQKRSDGLGKEYDQFCADVQGLYSTCLEYLEKWMTPMEEFSTFTWMDLSEPPEWNDVEACIKFLGEKGVVIDDVKCFDQVTNLKRFTERCNRDEEFSGLQVHQKWTKYFEKVKSIAYVQQLVVVKEEPLPDQLEWSTSLDQEDTEPPPHIKQEQEELGISQEGEQLQELEEADITKSTFTPHPVKSEDDKEKPQSSQPHQRQTEHMETEADGDDCRGPEPARNSDPESSLQSKTEDHTVDSSEDTDDSSEPDTEDSADWKETREPASGSNSLKIDNNLHGRDINRHMRIHTGEKPFKCSVCEKAFSQSGHLKTHMIFHTAEKPFKCSVCENAFSRSGHLEKHMTVHTGEKPFSCSVCKKAFTDSGSLKEHMTVHTGEKPHSCSVCKKAFSHRGYLKIHVRIHTGEKPFKCSVCKKAFIRSGHLKTHMKVHTGEKAHSCSVCKKAFSLSGNLKKHMRVHTGEKPHSCSVCKKAFSLSVSLKTHMRVHTGEEIYSCNVCD